The DNA window AGTAAGCATCTCGTTGAGGGACAGAAGGAACTTGGCTCTGAGGGAATTGGTCTGGATGCTGGACTGGAGGTGGCAAATTTTGCTGGGGAAGAGCTGGAGGAGGAACAGTAGGAGGCGGAGGAGGAGGAACGGAAGAAAGCGATTGCGGAAAAGAGGCAGCCAATGGAAGCTGTTGGTGAGATTGAAAAGGAGCAGATGCAGCTTGTTGCATGGAACCTATATGTGCAGTGTTATGAGTTTCTGATGGCTGGTCCATCTTGGTCTCCTGCAGCTTTGCATGCTGTAAAAGAGCTTCAACACTCTCCTGCTTTTCTTTTACAACATGCACCTCTGTTTGCACCTGCACATGATTGGTCAAAACAAGAAATAATCACTCAAACCAGTGATCAAATTACTCCTCTTAGCAAGTCTCTTAAGTGCCATGAATAATCAGACATATTTTCTATGGAGTCACAAGAAGATCTTGCTGGTGAATAACATATCCCTAGGATTTAGTGAAAGTGGATGAGAAATCCACCTTAGCTTTGGAATCTAGATATGATTTCTTGATAATGGATGAAGACATAGAGCGATATAGACAATCAGGTTCCAATTTAAAGAGACCAAGAACATAACACAAAATCAAGTGTTTAGATGGTGTGACAACTTCATATAATATATCAAGGATACCTATGCAATTTACTTATTTGACTGCTAAGTCAATAACGGCCACTTGAGCTAAAAAAATACACTACGTAGATCTATTTCTGACAGCTcttaaaatcatcatcaatcacaGCTGTGGGACTTGAGCTAACAAGCTAAACAATTTACATCTAATTCTTCCGTTACATACCAACGGCAGCCACAACAAAACCAAATACCATAAGTTTGTTTAAGAAAACATCTCTTTTACTtttccaaaaaaaagaaaatacctCTTTTAAAATGTTCTCCAGCTGTCTCATTTTCCCATCAATGCTTCCATGATTGTTTCCTACAGACATCTTTAAATCATCCACAGAAGTCTCAAGGTTACTGGTTCTACTCTCCAGCTGTGTAAGTCGGTCACCAACACCTTCTAACATGTGCATCAAATTATCAGTATGTTTCTTCATGGTTCGATCAATTGCAGCCACTAAAGATGTGTCAAAGCCTTTTTGGTCCTTTTCTAAAATGTCTTTTACAGGTTCAATAGAGTCAAGAGAACCATACTTCTGCCCAAAGCAAGGAAAAATACAGGTAAACAATAATGCAGTAGAAGAAACCCAACTGTATCTCTTAACTACTAAGAAATTAAGTTGATACCAATAAAAGTTTACTAATCTAAccataacaaaaaagaaaaagtcatTAACCAAAAAAATAGCAATCTCAAAAAACTCACATGTAGTAAGGTTAACTGTCAAAAATTAATTCCAAACCCAGAAGATTATTAATCAAACCACATTTCATTGAATAAAtcccaaaaattataaaaaatactcCAAGTAGTACATAGTAAGGTTAACTTCTAAAAAATTATCACCAGATACATAAGATCATTACTCAAActacattttataaaataatcccacaaaactaaaaaaattgaagaaaaaaaaagtttacaaGCAACTTTAattgaatcaatttgaaaatatacatatatatctattGATCAAACAATAAcacaaaataaaactaaaaaataaattccTCGGAAAACCCAAACTTTAAATAACAAAAAAGTAGAAAAAATAGGAGGTTAAAGATTTACCTTAATTTTAGCATCAATTGAACTGCAAGACCTGGAATTATTATTAACTCCCAGGGCATCAAGGCTAGCTGAAACAGGTCGGAGTGGCTGGAAATCATAGCTGGGAAGGATCTCTTCTTTGTTATTAATCCCTTTATTACCAGAACTAAACCCAGAGCCTTGATTGTGAATATCTTCATTTTGATGGTGATTAATCATATTGACAAAATctttgctggaattttggggagGTGAAGAAGATGAGGATGTTAAGTCCATTATTTGCTCTTCCAAGAACTGCAATGCATTCATTAAGAAGTTCTTCAattatttggttttggttttggttttttctcttttttaaggGTTGAATTAATCCAGTTTTTATACTGTTTAAATAGAATTATCTCCGATACATGGTAAATTTTCACTAGTAAATTTAGCAAAATAACACATTTCTGTaaggaataataaaaaaatactaaaaaaattaatataacaaaGAGAACATATGTTAGATTCTTATTCCTGTTGATAGAAATTTAAAACTCCAAGAGTGCATAGAAAATGGAGTTTATTAAATATAATCCAAAAAAAAAGTGAACTAATACAtccattaaaaaaaagagagagaaaaccCCAAACATGCCTATAAATATTATTgggtaaaaaaaatagatattgttaatttgtgaacaagaaaaaaaattagcctATCTAAGAAAcatatattaagaaaataaaaactaaaacgaAGAAAGCATGTGACCTGCTTGTGAAGTTGAAAATTTGTATGTCAATGTATCAAAAATGATATCTGTAAAGAAACATCATTCACATCTCCTGATCCTAGATTACAGCACTAGGATCATTCACAAATTTCTCCTTTGTCCATTGCAATTCTTAAACAATGGCTTTATGATTCCATGAATGGATAATAAGTGAGAGATGGAAAAGTCAGTTCATTTATGAGATTCTTTTTCGTTCTTTATAAATAGGTAAAAACTAGACCCTTATTATCAGGCAGCTAATCAGTCAAGCAAAATGTTCAGTGTCAGTCCTGTTTTTGTTTTAATAACTAGAACCATTTCTCTTATGGCTGAACAGTTTAGCAAAACACTCTGTTCTGCTTTTGCTTCGTTAAAGAGAACCATTTCTCTGGAGGTTAAAAGTGTAGGAAAATGTTTCAGTTTTTCTTTTGCTTGAAACACTAGAACCAGCTACCAAACACAGCTAAAATGGTGGACACAGACTAATCATTTTCTCCTATGCTTTTATAGTTTGTCCTTGCTAATGACATTCTGTGTTaataacaaaaagaaaggaaaaagaagacCTTGAAATCATGAAATTTTGTGTTCAAGTAACTTTGATTCAAATTTATGTTGATTTTATAATGTTGTCTCGTTCATTTATTTGACTTTACTCTTTAAGTTGCGTTGACTCTTCATTTTTAAGCATCGGTGACTGATGCATCTCAAAAAACAGGCAAAAGGATATGATACTGTTAGGACCATCCAGAGACAAGGAAATTGgagaatttttaaatatatgcatgtatgaGACATTTAAATCCAAGCAATGTTGATTAATTATGTGGTTTTTATATAAGATCTTGCTTATAATTGTCACTTCTCTAAAAATTTTGTCAATTCTCACCACTTAGAGCCTAACACAAAGCCATTTTCACTACTTTGATTGCTCAGTCGCGGTAATATCACTAATTGTATCCTATCTCGATAGACTAGTGAAACTTTCAACTCCGACATTAAGTTATTACATTTTAGCATCATGATCGAGTTCTTTTCCATCTTCTGACAAATTTGAATGttagaaatttttattataatatcttATGAGTTACAAGTCAATTTGCATTATACAATAACttaatattacatttttattgaatttggtccttatattttatttatttattttaatttgaaacaaAAGCATTAAAATCGAGAATAAACTAACAACCCAAAAACTCTACATTCGCATTCAATCAAACTCAGGTTCAAGAACAACGTGAAAAAAAATCTCCATCATATTCTGCTAATAAGGAatcaaaaccctaaccctaaaattGGGAAAGGTGGTAAACGATAACTTAGAACCCTAATTCCCACCCCTTCTTTTATCAAGGGATCGAGAGAACCAATTAAAaccacaaaaataaaaatcagatATGATAATATGAAGCGAGAATTTATGGCAATCGAAGTACCTGACGGCGCCGGTTCGAAGAAGATGAACGAGGATCGCACTTTCGAGAAGaaataagatttttattttttactttttgctattttttagtttttctattcTATCACTTTTGCAGTGTTTTCTACGAAAGAAAGACCGAAGAGGTAGGAAGCCGCAGTACATTTGTAGTCTTTTCGACCCAACCCCGATCAAATTTAGGTTCTTTAACAGTGTCAAAATATGTGACACGTTCAACTAATAAATTCGcttaataaatatatagattattaaaacaacaaaattatatttttattatcataaaaactataatttaattttaactttttaaaaaattcctGATCTCGCTTTaatctttttccttaattaatttaaaaattcaaaaaatatatatttttaaaaatatatattatagaaattcaaaaattgaatatgaataaaattcgaaaattaaaagaatatttagatttcaaaattttggaaaagggaaaaaatattataaaaattcaaacaaaTGGCTCTCATTGCATCGTTATTGATCAACatcgataattttttatttttttatttttttaatattttcccattttttaattttttgaaatattagctaatttcttatttttatttttgaattatatacattaatttttaaatttttataatatatatttcttatatttttcctggaatttttaagtttttctaaaaaaaatttagaattattaaagTGGAAGGTCCCTATTTTGTCTACATGTCACATTCTAATTTGACTACTTCACTTAATTTATCTAAAACGAACGACGATGACTAATTTGTTaagaattaattgaattgaaGCTATAGCGTCATCATTTGTTGGAATCGAAATATCTGCTAGATCAGGATTGCTATTTGTATCGATTAAACAAATTGTTGGAATTCCCAAAGTGATACATTCTCACAGAGCCGTATATTCTTCTTGATGATCAACGATGATTACAATATCAGGAAATCTCGTCATATATTTAATCCCGCCCAGATCTGTTTGCAAGCGAGATAATTGTCTCTTCAACATAGTTGCATCTCTTTTCGAAAGACGGTTGAGTCCCCCGTCTTTTGTTCTGTTCTCAAGTTCCCGAACTTATGAAGCCTCGTTTCTGTAGTGGATCAATTTGTTATCATACAACTGAGCCATTTTTTATTAACATAATGACACCGAGCCCTTATTGCAGCCCGCGCTACCGAATCAACGACTTTATTTTTGGTACCAACAATTAAGAATTGTTTTCCCTAACTGCATCAAAAACTAAATTACAAGCTTCTGGTAAAAAACTACCGGTTCTAATCAGATTTGGAATCACCATGAccaagaaagagagagagagagaaaacaagtTATTTGATAACATGGAGCTTATAAccaattaaaaactttaaaatatatcaaattttaaaaaaattattgttgaaAGTTTGTTTTTATAAGGTATAAAtttaatgtatattatataataagATATACAAACATTTTAAGTAACAATGTAATGTATCGTTTTAATATTGTAACAAGTGTTACGCGTAACttactaatatttatattattaataagatATTGATTAGATTGGTGTTAATGGTTAATAATACCAATTCGATTAATAaagtattaatatatttttattaaattactactattattattttggtagtctttttattttttcatgcatttatataatttttaaataataaaaaaactacaaTTAACATATTTAGGGATTAAATCtatatttaatgaatttataaacAAATTAGTTATTAGCACTACACCAATAATAATTCTTTagtaaactttaaaaatattaacttttaacTTGGAATGTTATTTCCTCACCAAATTTGTGTATATAAATTATGTCAccattgagttggtgtcacaagtcaattCAACACCATTTCACAATTGATAACAACACtgtgataaaaaaatttgtagtgcatttaatattgttaatttgatgtatttatgtgttttaatttcgttttactcacaatttaatctattttttattttaatattatacatatttcatgtgttattatgattaattagtttcaaactataCATTTCACTATTTTTTTGTATGTATTTCTTAAACACACATCTGTATTTTAAATTCATGGTTTTCATACGCATACGCATACGCAAGTGATAAGATTTCTTGTTTAGTTAACTTTTCTTATTTTACACAAAAATGATAACAATTAATTGATAAATggtaacattttaaaaaatgttttaaaagtattttttaaaaactataattataatacttttttaaattattttttaaagctaACAAATTATCTACTCATtggattttatattatttttcaaatcactttaaaaataaatactctattatctatttatatcatcttgattaataTCATCCAAAAGGTaagattaaatacatttataaaaatatagtgttaggatcgtcccgattaagcaacgaacaagtaaaaatagtagaagaaattgagaagatgaacacacaaatttaacgtggaaaaacccctcaaaagaggataaaaaaccacgggcaaagataattttactataatgacaaaagaatgaagagtacaaaagatggagataaaaactaaaccccgaaaacccgaaaaacaaagaaccctcaaacgtaaacacaaaattctctgaatgtgttatgagttctaatctaatgagtgtctcttaattctaagattataaaggagcctatttataggctaaattagtaagtcaaataaactatactaataaatgctaaatatattatactaataaatactaaatcttctagaaagaaaatatatttttgtttaacttgacttgcaagcaatctcttagaatttgggtcacacaattctaacaatctccaccttgacacgaattctttcaatgccatctttgccaaaacccgccacgggcctatcttgaactatgcagggaattaactgagtcgaatctatgcttagaagctggaagacttctagccttcgactcgtgcactgccaaatcaaaactaacccgggtctgattttcacgaatacagtgccctaacttttcaaaacctgcatccaaaagagaacctctcttcaacgaaacggtcatacctttttccctcctatgaccaagttgcctccgcttcaaatgagttgactttgactccgtaacggacgagggatgtctgatttcaccggtcactgtagaaccttctagaatataaagactgccggttcttttaccttttaacaaaacgagagctccacgagatactttaatgttgctcgactcgatgttgattctgcatcctttcaagtctaaaatactcaatgagatgagattctttcgtaaatcaggtacatacctgacatctgagagtgtcctaatcgtcccatcgtgtatcctaattttaacagtaccaataccgattattttactagatgaatcgtttcccatgtgcacaactccaccttcaactgaactgtatgtggagaaccattctctattgggacacatgtggaaagaacatcctgaatctaggatccactcagacgtaagcttggagttatcgctcgttgacactaacaagaaatcatcaccgccttcatcgaccaaattagcaccagctacatcttcctcgttactctcagcagctcttttatttcgcagtttataacaatctgctttgacgtgacctaactttttgcaatagcgacaccttttgtctcgtttctttgatgctaccaaaacggaagcttgtctatctgctttgctattcaaatcaaactcattgtcgagtttgtctctactcaacaaatgacccttcacatctttgaacgagagtttgtctctgccataaatcagggtctccctgaaagacttgtatgaagagggtaaagagcacaataatagcatagcttgatcttcatcgtcaatatgaacctcaacgttctttaaatcatttaaaagagtaatgaattgactgatgtgatctttaagaagctcaccttcgttcatgcgaaacgtaaatagacattgtttcaacactaaacggttagccagagacttagtcgcataaagagtttctaaccttttccacaaggcgaatgaggtcttctccatcaatacctcctgcaatactgtattcgcgaggcacaactggattgcagacaaggccttttcatcaagctcttcttattctgtttgatttagattctcaggctttttccctgtaacaacctttttcaagccattttgaactagaattgccatcatccgaacttgccacagattgaaatttgtctcaccatcgaacttctcaatttcaaaccttgttgctgccatctctgaccgggctgatctatgaaagttaaactagctctgataccacttgttaggatcgtcccgattaagcaacgaacaagtaaaaatagtagaagaaattgagaagatgaacacacaaatttaacgtggaaaaacccctcaaaagaggataaaaaatcacgggcaaagataattttactataatggcaaaagaatgaagagtacaaaagatggagataaaaactaaaccccgaaaacccgaaaaacaaagaaccctcaaacgtaaacacaaaattctctgaatgtgttatgagttctaatctaatgggtgtctcttaattctaagattgtaaaggagcctatttataggctaaattagtaagtcaaataaactatactaataaatgctaaatatattatactaataaatactaaatcttctagaaagaaaatatatttttgtttaacttgacttgcaagcaatctcttagaatttgggtcacacaattctaacatatAGTATAATATTTAGGATGTTCAAACAGTTAATTGAACATAAttagtattaattgaaattaatcaaaaattttaattttttaaccattaattgaactaaattttttaaaaattaactgaACTTAAATATTTCGATTAATTCGATCGATTAAccgaaataatcaaaatttatatatattcttttactaAAATAGATCAATTCGATCTGTTTTAACTGAAGTTTAACCACTCCTAATAATAGGAGTCAAGTCCCAGCAACGAGTTGAAGATTTGCTTCGGCTACAAATACATCATGTATGCTTTGTGGgggtaaatttgaaatttacatgcactttcGAGACTGCAATACTACAAGGGTTGATTGGAAGAAAATTGTATTTAGATGGACTAACTCAACATCAACTTTTATGGTTAAGATT is part of the Gossypium hirsutum isolate 1008001.06 chromosome D11, Gossypium_hirsutum_v2.1, whole genome shotgun sequence genome and encodes:
- the LOC107911776 gene encoding protein tfg-1 isoform X1, which translates into the protein MNALQFLEEQIMDLTSSSSSPPQNSSKDFVNMINHHQNEDIHNQGSGFSSGNKGINNKEEILPSYDFQPLRPVSASLDALGVNNNSRSCSSIDAKIKKYGSLDSIEPVKDILEKDQKGFDTSLVAAIDRTMKKHTDNLMHMLEGVGDRLTQLESRTSNLETSVDDLKMSVGNNHGSIDGKMRQLENILKEVQTEVHVVKEKQESVEALLQHAKLQETKMDQPSETHNTAHIGSMQQAASAPFQSHQQLPLAASFPQSLSSVPPPPPPTVPPPALPQQNLPPPVQHPDQFPQSQVPSVPQRDAYYTPPAQTQEIPSQQFSMPPTQQVPSVPQRDAYYPPPGQTQEAPSQHFPMPPTQQQHPPPAAPTHQPYQPAPPLQYSQPPQPLQGQPSMGHHPDEAAYVPSQTYPPNLRQPPSQQPSGPPSSQQYFGTPPQMHEPPSRRPGPGFSTGYVPQSGPSEQYAYGGSPPQYGSASPMKLQQLPSSTGSGYPQLPTARVLPHALPTVSGGGGESAPSGPGNRVPIDDVVDKVTGMGFPRDHVRATVRKLTENGQSVDLNVVLDKLMNDSDIQPPRAWFGR
- the LOC107911776 gene encoding proline-rich protein 4 isoform X2, which translates into the protein MDLTSSSSSPPQNSSKDFVNMINHHQNEDIHNQGSGFSSGNKGINNKEEILPSYDFQPLRPVSASLDALGVNNNSRSCSSIDAKIKKYGSLDSIEPVKDILEKDQKGFDTSLVAAIDRTMKKHTDNLMHMLEGVGDRLTQLESRTSNLETSVDDLKMSVGNNHGSIDGKMRQLENILKEVQTEVHVVKEKQESVEALLQHAKLQETKMDQPSETHNTAHIGSMQQAASAPFQSHQQLPLAASFPQSLSSVPPPPPPTVPPPALPQQNLPPPVQHPDQFPQSQVPSVPQRDAYYTPPAQTQEIPSQQFSMPPTQQVPSVPQRDAYYPPPGQTQEAPSQHFPMPPTQQQHPPPAAPTHQPYQPAPPLQYSQPPQPLQGQPSMGHHPDEAAYVPSQTYPPNLRQPPSQQPSGPPSSQQYFGTPPQMHEPPSRRPGPGFSTGYVPQSGPSEQYAYGGSPPQYGSASPMKLQQLPSSTGSGYPQLPTARVLPHALPTVSGGGGESAPSGPGNRVPIDDVVDKVTGMGFPRDHVRATVRKLTENGQSVDLNVVLDKLMNDSDIQPPRAWFGR